A part of Methanomassiliicoccaceae archaeon genomic DNA contains:
- a CDS encoding polyprenyl synthetase family protein — translation MNAKDYLKKISAELDAPIKKYIEDEEPADLIEASRQYPYAGGKRMRPAMAIACCGAVGGDASKAVPLAVAVEYIHNFTLVHDDLMDGDEKRRGMTTIHIKYGMPTAVLAGDALFAKAFQIIADLDVPDDAMRGILKYVTKAVWDLARGQQMDINNEGHIVTEEVYIETIRLKTSVLFAAAAAGGAIAGGADDRTVKAINEYAIDLGLGFQMYDDYLGVAGESSKTGKSVGNDIRKGKCTVMITHAMSHIKDARELKEFKGILGKIDADEKEIDRALEILERAGSIKYALDLAQRRVDMAIEKIQFLPPSEEKEFMIELARFAIDRDV, via the coding sequence ATGAACGCAAAGGATTATCTTAAGAAAATTTCGGCCGAGCTGGATGCTCCGATTAAAAAATACATAGAGGATGAAGAGCCGGCAGACCTCATCGAGGCTTCCAGACAGTATCCGTATGCAGGCGGCAAGAGGATGAGGCCGGCAATGGCCATCGCATGTTGCGGTGCCGTCGGAGGAGACGCGTCGAAGGCCGTCCCGTTGGCCGTCGCGGTAGAATATATTCATAACTTCACTTTAGTCCACGACGACCTAATGGACGGGGACGAAAAGCGCAGGGGGATGACCACCATCCACATCAAATACGGAATGCCCACCGCGGTGCTGGCCGGCGATGCGTTGTTCGCCAAAGCGTTCCAGATAATCGCGGACCTGGATGTTCCGGACGATGCCATGAGGGGCATTCTGAAATACGTCACCAAAGCCGTCTGGGACCTTGCGCGCGGACAGCAGATGGACATCAACAACGAGGGGCACATCGTCACCGAGGAAGTGTACATCGAGACCATAAGACTTAAGACCAGCGTCCTTTTTGCCGCCGCGGCCGCCGGAGGTGCGATTGCCGGAGGTGCGGACGATAGAACTGTGAAGGCGATCAACGAATACGCGATCGACCTCGGACTCGGATTCCAGATGTACGACGATTACCTGGGCGTCGCCGGGGAGTCCTCCAAGACCGGAAAATCGGTAGGAAACGACATCCGCAAGGGAAAGTGCACGGTCATGATCACCCACGCGATGAGTCATATCAAGGATGCGAGGGAGCTCAAAGAGTTCAAGGGCATACTGGGAAAGATCGATGCCGACGAGAAAGAGATCGACAGGGCGCTAGAAATCCTCGAAAGGGCTGGAAGCATAAAATATGCATTGGATCTGGCCCAGAGAAGGGTCGATATGGCGATCGAGAAGATCCAGTTCCTGCCCCCGAGTGAAGAGAAAGAGTTCATGATCGAGCTCGCCCGCTTCGCGATAGACAGGGACGTCTGA
- the fni gene encoding type 2 isopentenyl-diphosphate Delta-isomerase has product MTPINNRKADHIKICLTQRVAPGYCYWDDVRFVHNALPEVDADEIDTSITLFGEKLDFPLIVTAITGGFSGAKKINANIAEACAELGIGMGVGSERAGVGGVEPESYSVVKDYDVPLMIGNIGAPQLIPQHSKDIFASDGVGRAIDLIDADIIAVHLNYLQEAVQPEGDTNSKGCYDAIRDLAVKYPIIVKETGAGISKDVASRLKGTGIRGIDVAGMGGTSFSGVELHRAIDAGDDIRTGMGETFFDWGIPSPVSLIEARCGLPLIASGGILDGIHVACSIAMGASCAGIANAVLREATESAEAVKNKLTLIKEELKAAMLLTGCSDIKQLSKARYVVLGETRQWLEGLE; this is encoded by the coding sequence ATGACACCGATCAACAACAGAAAAGCCGACCACATCAAGATCTGCCTGACGCAGCGAGTAGCTCCTGGCTACTGCTACTGGGACGATGTCAGATTTGTACACAACGCTCTGCCTGAAGTAGATGCGGACGAGATAGATACAAGCATCACTCTTTTCGGTGAGAAGCTCGACTTCCCGCTTATCGTTACCGCCATAACAGGCGGATTCAGCGGAGCTAAAAAAATCAACGCGAACATCGCAGAAGCTTGTGCCGAACTCGGCATAGGCATGGGAGTCGGCAGCGAGAGGGCAGGCGTCGGAGGCGTAGAACCGGAAAGCTACAGCGTAGTGAAAGATTACGACGTACCGCTTATGATAGGTAACATCGGCGCTCCGCAACTCATACCTCAGCACAGCAAGGACATCTTCGCTTCGGATGGCGTCGGCAGAGCTATCGATCTGATAGATGCCGACATCATAGCCGTACACCTGAACTATCTTCAAGAGGCCGTTCAACCCGAAGGGGACACGAATTCCAAAGGCTGTTACGATGCAATACGCGATCTGGCGGTAAAATACCCGATAATAGTCAAAGAGACAGGGGCCGGGATATCGAAAGACGTTGCATCGAGGCTCAAGGGTACGGGAATCCGGGGCATCGACGTGGCCGGAATGGGCGGCACGAGCTTCTCGGGGGTCGAGCTCCACAGGGCGATCGATGCCGGAGACGACATACGCACAGGAATGGGCGAGACCTTCTTCGACTGGGGGATACCGTCCCCGGTATCGCTTATCGAAGCCAGATGCGGCCTTCCTCTCATCGCTTCCGGAGGCATACTTGACGGGATACACGTCGCATGCAGCATTGCGATGGGCGCAAGCTGCGCGGGCATCGCAAACGCTGTGCTGAGAGAAGCGACTGAATCGGCTGAAGCCGTGAAGAACAAATTGACATTGATCAAAGAAGAACTTAAGGCGGCCATGCTGCTGACCGGGTGTTCAGACATCAAACAGCTTTCCAAAGCTAGGTACGTTGTGCTCGGCGAGACCAGACAATGGTTAGAGGGACTAGAATGA
- a CDS encoding isopentenyl phosphate kinase: MIIIKLGGSVITDKSQYRKFNQERVSKLCREIKDSGLEVLVVHGAGSFGHVLAKQYGLQNGFSSNDQIIAAARVQYDTRDLSQMIVKEMILAGIPAVSVAPGSCFVMNNDKLIATDTEAIERLNKLGIMPVTFGDVVTDRTKGFGICSGDQLMEVLAELFDIKKVIFVSDIDGLYTADPKTNREARFLGSVDPEMLQRIKSESGVDDVTGGVLSKIEAMLRMSTKNRDCVLVNGTVDGRLGALLRGETVTCTIARGGIK; the protein is encoded by the coding sequence ATGATAATTATAAAACTGGGCGGCAGCGTCATAACCGATAAGTCCCAGTACAGAAAATTCAATCAGGAAAGAGTCTCGAAGCTCTGCAGGGAGATCAAGGATTCCGGACTCGAGGTCCTGGTGGTCCACGGGGCGGGTTCATTCGGCCACGTGCTCGCAAAGCAATACGGTCTGCAGAACGGTTTCTCGTCCAATGACCAGATAATCGCGGCGGCCCGGGTGCAGTATGACACCAGAGACCTGAGCCAGATGATAGTAAAGGAGATGATATTGGCCGGGATACCGGCCGTATCGGTTGCTCCCGGGTCCTGCTTCGTCATGAATAACGACAAATTGATCGCAACGGATACGGAAGCGATCGAAAGGCTCAATAAACTCGGGATCATGCCCGTGACCTTCGGGGATGTTGTAACAGACCGCACCAAGGGCTTCGGGATATGCTCCGGAGATCAGCTCATGGAGGTCCTGGCGGAACTTTTCGATATCAAAAAGGTGATATTCGTCTCGGACATCGACGGACTCTACACCGCAGATCCGAAAACAAACAGAGAGGCTAGATTTCTCGGCTCTGTCGACCCGGAAATGTTGCAGAGGATTAAATCGGAGAGCGGCGTAGATGACGTAACAGGAGGAGTGCTCTCCAAAATAGAGGCAATGCTCAGAATGAGCACCAAAAACCGTGACTGTGTTCTTGTTAACGGCACGGTAGATGGAAGGTTGGGTGCTTTGCTGAGAGGGGAGACGGTCACCTGTACCATAGCGAGGGGCGGAATTAAATGA
- a CDS encoding mechanosensitive ion channel family protein has translation MKFKTPLFILAVLCAVLLTVPMFASESEAADPAENDVTMYLYYEGNRMGEVPNVDEPIPIAAGEEAEVEIRIENRSAERRFVTMNIIGVTAVDYKTEDLPTAVEIQSKESKTYEVTFFSDRYTREGGDYLTIQLTVEGPESDSPVHISQNLHFTISSSLSSYGNYNKILGIIPNTLPRPLDSPEAAALITLALWAIIAASVAKVIVPAMLYIPMKGNRETRKIVTGSLFKLIFLAIMVYGVYESLKVLGSSEYVIDVSGRIAAISYVVLGALIFWRAYVISLEHLFSKMGREVKPGGVDDTLIPLFRMIGQIIIVTVAVASIFSLMGADLMGIVAGAGIAGLAISLGAQSMLRQFFSGITLLTTRPFKAGDFVRIDKSMELKVKQVGIMTTWFKNPWNEEIISMPNDKVAASEITNMTGDNMYYRFNLFIEVTRDTDLASAKSILVDAALGQPQIIKDGTVMMPYARATEITESGIKLRLAAFVYDYEDTWAVEAAVRERALAEFRENGINIAYQKIDVRVSMENMIDPDM, from the coding sequence ATGAAGTTCAAGACACCGCTTTTCATTCTGGCCGTCCTATGCGCGGTACTTCTGACGGTTCCGATGTTTGCATCGGAGTCGGAGGCCGCGGACCCGGCCGAGAATGATGTTACGATGTACCTCTACTATGAAGGAAACCGAATGGGGGAAGTTCCCAATGTGGACGAACCCATCCCAATAGCCGCGGGCGAAGAAGCAGAGGTTGAGATAAGAATAGAGAACAGGTCCGCTGAAAGAAGATTCGTAACTATGAACATAATAGGCGTTACGGCAGTGGATTACAAGACGGAAGACCTGCCGACAGCAGTCGAGATACAGTCCAAGGAGTCCAAGACGTACGAAGTGACGTTCTTCTCAGACAGATACACGAGGGAGGGCGGAGACTACCTCACCATCCAACTTACGGTCGAAGGTCCCGAAAGCGACAGTCCTGTGCATATATCTCAGAACCTGCATTTTACAATCAGTTCCAGCCTTTCTTCCTATGGAAATTATAACAAGATATTGGGAATCATACCCAACACCCTGCCTCGCCCCCTGGACTCTCCCGAAGCAGCGGCATTGATAACGCTGGCACTTTGGGCGATAATAGCGGCATCGGTGGCCAAGGTCATAGTCCCGGCCATGTTGTACATTCCGATGAAGGGCAACAGGGAGACCAGAAAGATAGTTACGGGCTCACTTTTCAAACTGATATTTTTAGCGATAATGGTCTATGGCGTGTATGAAAGCCTCAAGGTCCTCGGGTCCTCGGAGTATGTGATAGATGTCTCGGGCAGGATAGCCGCCATATCCTATGTCGTATTGGGGGCGCTCATCTTCTGGAGAGCTTACGTCATTTCGCTGGAACATCTGTTTTCGAAGATGGGGCGCGAGGTGAAACCCGGAGGAGTGGACGATACTCTGATCCCCCTGTTCAGGATGATCGGTCAGATAATAATCGTCACTGTGGCCGTCGCATCGATATTCTCATTGATGGGAGCGGACCTCATGGGCATAGTCGCAGGTGCAGGAATCGCGGGACTGGCTATTTCTCTGGGAGCTCAGAGCATGCTCAGGCAGTTCTTCAGCGGAATAACGTTGCTGACCACCCGCCCCTTCAAAGCGGGCGATTTCGTAAGGATCGACAAATCCATGGAACTGAAGGTCAAGCAGGTCGGGATAATGACAACATGGTTCAAGAATCCCTGGAACGAGGAGATCATATCGATGCCGAACGACAAGGTGGCGGCAAGCGAGATCACCAATATGACCGGAGATAACATGTATTACAGATTCAACCTGTTCATCGAGGTGACCCGCGATACAGACCTCGCATCGGCCAAGAGCATCCTGGTGGATGCGGCGCTGGGCCAGCCCCAGATAATCAAGGACGGCACGGTCATGATGCCGTATGCCCGTGCCACGGAGATAACGGAATCGGGCATAAAACTGAGGCTGGCCGCATTTGTGTACGACTATGAGGATACATGGGCGGTCGAAGCGGCGGTCAGGGAGCGGGCGCTGGCCGAGTTCAGGGAGAACGGCATAAATATTGCTTATCAGAAGATAGACGTGAGGGTAAGCATGGAAAACATGATAGATCCCGATATGTGA
- a CDS encoding helicase HerA-like domain-containing protein, with the protein MTRGCRNASKSWGVDGFSYTGFPCEFWDIYGEKGHPVRTTIDEMGPDLLTRLMGLSDVQEDVLRVVFRICEDEGWELVDTKDLRAVLGFISDNRKEYEGEYGLMSVQSLGAIQRSVMALEDIGGDVFFGEPALDIDDWFRKDKDGRGIVNILHSVKLAHNPKLYSTFIVWLLNDLFTTLPEVGDLEKPKLVFFFDEAHMLFDDAPPVLVQKVEQVVKLIRSKGVGIYFISQSPSDIPDQVLSQLSNRVQHALRAYTPKEQKAVKAAAETFRANPKFKTADAIMELGTGEALVSFLDEKGSPGMVERAFVLPPESFLGQISDEDYRAMISGSELDEKYRERIDDYTAYEAIEKAEEKAEIKKVKEADAKQKVSPKSTNTRKRKSYAEKATDRMVGNAASAIGRGLGNMLSKKLFR; encoded by the coding sequence ATAACGAGGGGATGCAGAAACGCATCGAAAAGCTGGGGGGTCGACGGTTTCAGTTACACAGGATTCCCATGCGAATTCTGGGACATCTATGGGGAGAAAGGCCATCCGGTCAGGACGACCATCGACGAGATGGGGCCGGACCTGCTCACCAGGCTGATGGGCCTCTCCGATGTGCAGGAAGACGTTCTCAGAGTAGTTTTCAGGATATGCGAGGACGAGGGCTGGGAGCTTGTGGACACGAAGGACCTCAGGGCAGTGTTGGGATTCATTTCGGATAACAGGAAGGAGTACGAGGGCGAGTACGGTCTGATGAGCGTGCAGTCCCTGGGTGCGATCCAGCGCTCGGTTATGGCGCTCGAGGACATAGGCGGGGATGTGTTCTTCGGCGAGCCCGCTCTCGATATCGACGACTGGTTCAGAAAGGACAAGGACGGCAGAGGGATCGTCAACATTCTGCACAGCGTGAAGCTGGCACATAATCCTAAATTGTATTCTACATTCATAGTGTGGCTATTGAACGATCTTTTCACGACCTTACCGGAGGTCGGAGATCTCGAGAAGCCAAAGCTCGTTTTCTTTTTCGACGAGGCGCATATGCTGTTCGACGATGCGCCTCCCGTCCTCGTACAAAAGGTGGAGCAGGTAGTCAAACTGATACGTTCCAAGGGAGTAGGCATCTACTTCATATCCCAGAGCCCCTCCGACATTCCTGACCAGGTGCTGTCTCAGTTAAGCAACCGCGTGCAGCACGCGCTCCGTGCTTACACTCCAAAAGAACAGAAAGCTGTAAAGGCGGCAGCAGAAACTTTCCGGGCAAATCCGAAGTTCAAGACCGCGGATGCGATAATGGAGCTCGGCACAGGGGAGGCTCTGGTCTCTTTCCTCGATGAGAAAGGAAGCCCGGGCATGGTGGAGAGGGCGTTCGTACTGCCTCCCGAATCGTTCCTGGGACAGATCTCCGACGAAGATTACAGGGCGATGATATCCGGCAGCGAATTGGACGAGAAGTACAGGGAGCGGATCGACGATTATACAGCCTACGAGGCCATAGAAAAGGCCGAAGAAAAGGCCGAGATTAAAAAAGTCAAGGAGGCCGACGCAAAGCAGAAGGTCTCCCCTAAAAGTACCAATACACGGAAAAGGAAGTCGTATGCCGAGAAGGCCACCGACAGAATGGTCGGCAACGCCGCATCCGCAATAGGGCGCGGCCTGGGCAACATGCTGTCAAAAAAGCTGTTCCGCTGA
- a CDS encoding HypC/HybG/HupF family hydrogenase formation chaperone has product MCLAIPGKIVKINDQTADVDFGGVIKQANVAMVDAEVGQWAVVHAGYAIEIMDEEEARETIALWNEVLDHDGVKYQ; this is encoded by the coding sequence ATGTGCCTTGCGATTCCTGGAAAAATTGTTAAGATAAACGATCAAACGGCAGATGTCGATTTCGGTGGCGTGATCAAACAGGCGAACGTTGCGATGGTCGATGCCGAGGTTGGGCAGTGGGCGGTCGTACATGCCGGATACGCCATTGAGATAATGGACGAGGAAGAGGCCCGGGAGACCATAGCTCTCTGGAACGAGGTCCTCGACCACGACGGCGTGAAGTACCAGTAA
- a CDS encoding nascent polypeptide-associated complex protein, translating into MAKINQRQMKQAMKKMGISQSEVPNVTEIIIRTRGDETVITNAQVICIDMNGSKSYQITGTEIVRPLTSSSEAAGPQIPEEDIELVISQTGCNREKAVEALKATDGQPAEAIIKIVSE; encoded by the coding sequence ATGGCTAAGATAAATCAGCGCCAGATGAAGCAGGCGATGAAAAAAATGGGCATCAGCCAGTCCGAGGTCCCGAACGTTACCGAGATCATAATCAGGACCAGGGGCGACGAGACGGTCATCACCAACGCCCAAGTGATCTGCATCGATATGAACGGTTCCAAGAGCTACCAAATCACCGGAACCGAGATAGTTAGGCCGCTGACGTCCTCGTCGGAGGCTGCCGGACCGCAGATACCCGAGGAAGACATAGAGCTCGTCATTTCGCAGACCGGATGCAACAGAGAGAAGGCCGTAGAGGCCCTCAAAGCAACGGACGGACAGCCGGCTGAGGCAATAATAAAGATAGTTTCGGAGTGA
- a CDS encoding DHHA1 domain-containing protein: MTEELFRHDGYQFEFQARVASTDGELVVLDRTAFYPGGGGQVCDTGMLDDARVTEAFYDKNGDVAHRVPGHSYSVGDDVWGSVDWDRRFDLMMGHTAEHLLFGSLRREVPELTISKIFISPESKYVIVNEDIGWEDIRRAVVFANRAIRDNLTVSRIMMSRDDPDLADKVRIKLDRIPEGEEISVVAIGDIDYSACSGIHVMETSELGMIFVDRKVSAGKDGVAVHFRVGNAAADSAMELAVTCLETAEAADSKPEDIVKAVSNMKRELENNRASLKESSKALLSSVEPRDVNGTFVYFAMVHGADRTVMAEAAEKVKSKGGVAAFVSYGETVSAVVASGSTKTDCRKVLTDVLGKFGGRGGGKPDFAQGGIPDPDRAKDLLESMEDAIVRSLSLSNIN; this comes from the coding sequence ATGACGGAAGAATTGTTCAGGCACGACGGATACCAATTCGAATTCCAGGCGCGGGTGGCGTCTACCGATGGGGAACTGGTCGTACTTGACCGCACCGCATTCTATCCGGGGGGCGGAGGACAGGTGTGCGACACGGGGATGCTGGACGATGCCCGCGTCACAGAGGCCTTCTACGACAAGAACGGGGACGTGGCACACAGGGTGCCTGGACACAGTTACAGTGTAGGCGACGACGTATGGGGAAGCGTCGACTGGGACAGACGCTTCGACCTCATGATGGGGCACACCGCGGAACATTTGCTGTTCGGTTCCCTCCGAAGAGAGGTCCCGGAGCTGACAATATCGAAAATATTCATCTCGCCTGAAAGCAAGTATGTGATAGTTAACGAAGACATCGGCTGGGAGGACATCCGAAGGGCCGTCGTTTTCGCCAACCGCGCCATACGTGACAACCTGACGGTATCGAGGATAATGATGAGCAGGGACGACCCTGACCTCGCAGACAAGGTCAGGATAAAACTAGACCGCATACCCGAAGGAGAGGAGATCTCGGTGGTTGCGATAGGAGATATAGATTATTCGGCCTGCAGCGGGATCCATGTTATGGAGACATCGGAGCTGGGCATGATCTTCGTCGACAGAAAGGTCTCGGCCGGAAAGGACGGCGTGGCCGTTCACTTCAGGGTCGGAAATGCGGCCGCCGATTCGGCCATGGAACTTGCAGTGACGTGTCTGGAGACCGCGGAGGCCGCTGACAGCAAGCCCGAGGACATAGTAAAAGCCGTGTCTAACATGAAGAGGGAGCTTGAAAACAACCGCGCTTCGCTGAAGGAATCGTCCAAGGCTCTGCTTTCGTCCGTGGAACCCAGAGACGTGAATGGAACATTCGTATATTTCGCCATGGTCCACGGAGCCGACAGGACCGTTATGGCTGAGGCGGCCGAGAAGGTCAAGTCGAAGGGCGGCGTGGCGGCCTTCGTATCCTACGGCGAGACCGTTTCGGCAGTCGTGGCTTCGGGTTCGACCAAAACCGACTGCAGAAAGGTCCTGACCGATGTGCTTGGAAAATTCGGAGGGCGCGGAGGCGGAAAACCGGATTTCGCGCAGGGAGGGATCCCGGACCCCGATAGGGCGAAGGACCTTCTCGAATCCATGGAAGATGCGATCGTGAGATCGCTTTCCTTGAGCAATATTAATTAA
- a CDS encoding Lrp/AsnC family transcriptional regulator, translating to MDDLDKRIVELICTSSQGSYRQLAKQIGVHPTTLIQRVKNLEAKGIINGYRAKIDYMKLGFEYMGIVHIYADNLIEVLGNLSKVPQVVGIFDVTGDSDAIAWVACIDREEFSETVKLINSQPGVKKTNTAVVLSIAKDPFDFIPEIVDE from the coding sequence ATGGATGACTTAGACAAGCGGATTGTAGAGCTCATTTGCACATCGAGCCAGGGTTCCTATAGACAATTGGCTAAACAAATAGGCGTCCATCCCACGACGCTGATCCAAAGGGTCAAGAATCTGGAGGCCAAGGGGATCATAAACGGATACCGCGCCAAGATAGATTATATGAAACTCGGGTTCGAATATATGGGAATCGTGCACATATATGCCGACAATCTCATTGAAGTTCTCGGGAACCTGAGCAAGGTCCCTCAGGTAGTGGGGATATTCGACGTAACTGGAGACAGCGACGCCATCGCATGGGTGGCCTGCATCGACAGAGAGGAGTTTTCCGAGACCGTGAAGCTTATAAACTCGCAGCCCGGGGTCAAGAAGACCAACACCGCCGTGGTCCTCAGCATCGCCAAGGACCCGTTCGACTTCATACCCGAAATAGTGGATGAATGA
- the aspS gene encoding aspartate--tRNA ligase: MKRTNTCGELRTSDLGKEVCLQGWVRFSRDHGGVAFIDLADRYGITQIVFDPADLPSETDASRISDVMKKFTRESVVSVNGVVRERVEGTADARNPTGEIEVLISDAEVLGKSKVPPFEVGDQKEGVLPNEDVRMKYRYLDLRRTEMIGAMTTRSKFMHLARQYLESKDFLEVETPILARSTPEGARDFIVPSRVHSGTFYALPQSPQLFKQMLMVGSIDRYYQFARCFRDEDSRKDRQPEFTQLDMEMSFIEEKDIQDMIEGLISFVWDGLYGKKLEVPFPRIGYMDAMERFGSDKPDMRYGLEFVKLTDVVKDVPYEIFQRIMKSDGIVAGINVSAELSKGRVGRNDIDRYINYAKKVGLGGLTWMKIQDGVPTSNITKYFTPEILEGIKNEMKAEEGDILFLVAGPWKSTYEGGGALRRKIAEDLDLVPKDVFQFFWLVDCPMFEVDPVSGKHDAFHHPFVKPLGDIDEKACGGACFDICLNGNELGSGSLRINDPEIQKAVFRKLGKSDEDIEEEFGFFVEALSYGAPPHGGIAIGVDRFISIILGKETIRDVIAFPKNKKAVSLLDNSPAKVPEDKLEELQIMTLSIDDLDFETAEESEEE, from the coding sequence ATGAAGAGAACAAACACCTGCGGAGAGTTAAGGACATCAGACCTGGGAAAAGAGGTCTGCCTCCAGGGTTGGGTCAGGTTCTCCAGGGACCACGGGGGGGTCGCTTTCATCGACCTTGCCGACAGATACGGGATCACACAGATAGTCTTCGACCCCGCAGACCTTCCCTCAGAGACCGACGCGTCCCGTATATCCGACGTGATGAAAAAATTCACTCGTGAGTCTGTGGTCTCCGTTAACGGTGTGGTAAGGGAGAGGGTGGAAGGCACTGCCGACGCCCGCAACCCGACCGGAGAGATAGAGGTTCTGATATCCGATGCCGAGGTCCTGGGAAAGTCGAAGGTCCCGCCGTTCGAGGTCGGAGACCAGAAGGAGGGCGTCCTCCCGAACGAGGACGTCAGGATGAAGTACAGGTACCTGGACCTCAGGCGCACCGAGATGATCGGGGCGATGACGACCAGAAGCAAATTCATGCACCTTGCCCGTCAGTACCTCGAGTCGAAAGATTTTCTGGAGGTAGAGACTCCGATACTGGCACGTTCCACTCCGGAAGGGGCCAGAGACTTCATCGTGCCGTCGAGGGTTCATTCGGGCACGTTCTATGCGCTGCCGCAGTCGCCGCAGCTGTTCAAACAGATGCTCATGGTAGGCAGCATCGACCGTTATTACCAGTTCGCAAGATGCTTCCGCGACGAGGATTCAAGGAAGGACCGCCAGCCGGAGTTCACCCAGCTCGACATGGAGATGTCGTTCATCGAAGAGAAGGACATCCAGGATATGATCGAAGGTCTTATCTCGTTCGTCTGGGACGGATTATATGGAAAGAAGCTCGAGGTCCCGTTCCCCCGCATAGGGTATATGGACGCGATGGAGCGCTTCGGATCAGACAAGCCCGATATGAGGTACGGGCTGGAGTTCGTAAAGCTGACAGATGTCGTGAAAGATGTCCCGTATGAGATATTCCAGAGGATCATGAAGTCCGACGGTATCGTGGCCGGGATCAACGTCTCGGCCGAGCTATCCAAAGGAAGGGTCGGCAGGAACGATATCGACCGTTACATCAACTATGCTAAGAAGGTCGGCCTCGGAGGACTCACATGGATGAAGATCCAGGACGGGGTCCCCACAAGCAACATAACAAAATACTTCACGCCCGAGATACTCGAAGGCATAAAGAATGAGATGAAAGCGGAAGAGGGAGACATTCTTTTCCTGGTCGCAGGGCCATGGAAGTCCACTTACGAGGGAGGCGGCGCCCTGAGAAGGAAGATCGCCGAAGACCTGGACCTGGTGCCCAAGGATGTGTTCCAGTTCTTTTGGCTCGTAGACTGTCCGATGTTCGAAGTGGATCCGGTTTCGGGAAAGCACGATGCGTTCCACCACCCATTCGTGAAGCCTCTGGGCGACATAGACGAAAAGGCGTGCGGAGGAGCATGTTTCGACATATGCCTGAACGGAAACGAGCTCGGCTCCGGATCGCTGAGGATAAACGATCCCGAGATACAGAAGGCGGTTTTCAGGAAATTGGGCAAGTCGGACGAGGACATCGAGGAAGAATTCGGTTTCTTCGTCGAGGCGCTAAGTTACGGTGCACCTCCTCACGGGGGCATCGCCATCGGGGTAGACAGATTCATTTCAATAATCCTCGGAAAAGAGACCATACGCGACGTCATCGCGTTCCCGAAGAACAAGAAGGCCGTATCTTTGCTGGATAACTCTCCCGCCAAAGTCCCCGAGGACAAGCTGGAGGAGCTTCAGATAATGACCCTTTCCATCGACGACCTGGATTTCGAGACGGCGGAAGAAAGCGAAGAGGAGTGA